One segment of Sesamum indicum cultivar Zhongzhi No. 13 linkage group LG4, S_indicum_v1.0, whole genome shotgun sequence DNA contains the following:
- the LOC105160573 gene encoding chloride conductance regulatory protein ICln isoform X1 — MASGLRIVTERVGDGAGQPVLDPDNGEELMHVQPGVSIVLGNRPPESPGTLYISTKQVVWLSDTDRAKGYAVDFVSLSLHAVSRDPDAYHSPCIYTQIETGAEELESEDSDSESDNILNLSKITEMRLVPSDPNQLDTLFAIFCECAELNPDPIEAEGEDGHNWVFSADQLEDDGGEDDDSEWAIPENSSHSIGSNGNHDLAHSVVQLHINDQRFEDAEEMEQDDKNGHH; from the exons ATGGCCTCCGGACTTCGTATAGTGACGGAAAGAGTCGGCGATGGTGCTGGACAACCGGTCTTAGACCCAGATAATGGGGAGGAGCTGATGCACGTGCAGCCTGGCGTCTCCATAGTTCTTGGGAACCGACCACCTGAATCCCCCGGCACTCTATACATCTCCACCAA GCAAGTGGTGTGGCTGAGTGACACCGACAGAGCCAAAGGCTATGCGGTTGATTTCGTTTCGCTGTCGCTACACGCTGTCTCCAGAGACCCCGACGCCTACCATTCTCCTTGTATTTATACTCAG attGAGACTGGGGCTGAGGAACTTGAATCGGAAGATTCAGATTCTGAGAGTGACAACATATTGAACCTATCGAAGATAACTGAGATGAGACTTGTGCCCTCAGATCCTAATCAAT TGGATACGCTGTTTGCAATATTTTGTGAATGTGCTGAGCTGAATCCTGATCCCATAGAAG CAGAGGGAGAAGATGGGCATAATTGGGTTTTCAGTGCTGATCAGCTGGAAGATGATGGTGGAG AAGATGATGATTCAGAATGGGCTATCCCTGAAAATTCCAGCCATTCAATTGGTTCTAATGGCAACCACGACTTGGCTCATTCCGTGGTGCAG